The proteins below come from a single Cololabis saira isolate AMF1-May2022 chromosome 2, fColSai1.1, whole genome shotgun sequence genomic window:
- the LOC133456820 gene encoding kelch-like protein 10, with translation MSKEEKPSHKCVYNELRLTGELCDAVVKVQDVEFQVHKVVLCNCSPYFRALFSSRWSNPDKKIFNIPNVSPDTMQLLLEHAYTGSVSVTEDNVLDLLIAADQFNVDDVIRLCCSFLEEQMCPENCIGIWHLTHTYFYPELRSKAFHYITEHFEEVARCEEFLQIPVEELTDIIEKDQVNVKQESCVFEAVVRWINHSPNEREKLIVALLPKVRLLLLDMEYFQMKVLTSEVVKRNPECYSRILDFPVIFRPRMPRSVLLAMGGWSFGDPTNSIEAYDIRTDQWTNVPNDAGRPRAYHGTAFLNGYVYFIGGFDRRSYFNSVCRWDPTTHTWQEVAPMYYRRCYVSVTVLNGCIYAIGGYDGHTRLSTAEYYEPQTNQWTRIAAMHEQRSDASCTTLHNKIYICGGFNGQQCLETAEYYDPQTMQWTLISPMTSRRSGVGVVTYGDKVYAVGGFDGNNRLRSAECYNPGTNTWNNVASMTTTRSNFGMAVMEDLLFVVGGFDGSTTICDVENYNRETDEWREVWDMDVFRSALSCCVVFGLPNMADYVPPPRHPRRDSASS, from the exons ATGAGTAAAGAAGAGAAACCTTCACACAAGTGTGTGTACAATGAGCTCCGTCTGACGGGGGAACTTTGTGACGCCGTCGTCAAGGTCCAGGACGTTGAATTTCAGGTCCATAAAGTCGTCCTGTGTAACTGTTCCCCATATTTTAG GGCTCTCTTCTCTTCTCGCTGGTCTAACCCGGACAAGAAGATCTTTAACATTCCCAACGTGTCTCCTGACACGATGCAGCTCCTCCTCGAGCACGCTTACACCGGCTCCGTCTCCGTCACAGAGGACAACGTGCTGGACCTTCTGATCGCTGCCGATCAGTTCAACGTAGACGACGTCATACGTCTTTGCTGCAGTTTCCTGGAGGAGCAAATGTGCCCTGAAAACTGTATTGGCATTTGGCATTTAACCCACACCTACTTCTACCCCGAACTGCGCTCCAAGGCGTTCCACTACATCACGGAGCACTTTGAGGAGGTTGCACGCTGTGAAGAGTTCCTGCAGATCCCCGTGGAGGAGCTCACGGACATCATTGAAAAAGACCAAGTGAACGTAAAACAGGAGAGTTGTGTGTTTGAGGCCGTCGTTAGGTGGATTAACCATTCACCCAATGAACGGGAGAAACTCATTGTTGCTCTCTTACCGAAG GTGCGACTGCTTCTGTTGGATATGGAGTATTTTCAGATGAAAGTGCTCACCAGTGAGGTGGTGAAGAGGAACCCTGAATGCTACTCCAGGATCCTTGATTTTCCAGTGATTTTCCGGCCTCGCATGCCCAGGTCCGTTCTGCTGGCCATGGGGGGATGGAGCTTTGGAGATCCAACCAACAGCATCGAGGCCTATGATATCCGGACTGACCAATGGACAAATGTGCCGAACGATGCTGGCCGTCCTCGTGCCTATCACGGCACTGCGTTCCTCAACGGGTACGTGTACTTTATTGGGGGTTTTGACCGACGGAGCTATTTCAACAGTGTGTGCAGGTGGGACCCAACAACACACACGTGGCAGGAAGTGGCACCGATGTACTATCGCCGCTGCTACGTAAGTGTGACGGTACTAAACGGGTGCATATACGCTATTGGAGGCTACGACGGGCACACTCGGCTCAGCACTGCAGAGTACTACGAACCCCAGACCAACCAGTGGACTCGTATTGCAGCGATGCACGAGCAGAGGAGTGACGCCAGCTGCACAACGTTACACAACAAG ATCTATATTTGTGGTGGATTCAACGGGCAACAGTGCCTGGAAACAGCTGAATACTACGATCCACAGACTATGCAGTGGACATTGATCTCACCAATGACTAGTCGGCGCAGTGGAGTCGGGGTGGTTACGTACGGAGATAAAGTCTATGCA GTTGGAGGGTTTGATGGTAACAACCGTCTCCGCTCTGCTGAGTGCTACAACCCAGGAACCAACACGTGGAACAACGTTGCGTCCATGACAACCACCCGCAGCAACTTTGGCATGGCAGTCATGGAAGACCTGCTCTTCGTTGTGGGGGGTTTCGACGGCTCCACCACCATCTGTGATGTGGAGAACTACAACAGAGAGACAGATGAGTGGCGCGAGGTCTGGGATATGGATGTCTTCCGGAGCGCCCTGAGCTGCTGCGTTGTGTTTGGACTCCCCAACATGGCTGATTATGTTCCCCCCCCTCGTCACCCCCGGAGAGACTCTGCCTCCTCCTGA